TACCGGCGCAATTTCATAATGAGTTTGGGCGGTGTTGCAGCCGTTGGTGTGATTGGCTCTGGTTTTGTGCTACAAACTGCGAGCGCTGCTGGTGAAATTGCTGCGAAACCCGCTGATCAGCCTGTCACCAACGCTAAACGTTGGGGCATGTTGATTGATGTAACCAAACTTACCGATGGCGGCGCAGCGATGGTGGCCGCATGTAAACAAGAACACGGCTGGGGCGACGAAATGCATTCTGCCGACGCGCAGAAAGCGCATTGGTCTCGGGTCGTGAAAGTCACGGACAAATTGACTCAGAACAGTTTTAGTTTGCCAGTGATGTGTCAGCACTGTGAAAAACCGCCATGCGTTGATGTTTGCCCGACAGGTGCATCCATGAAGCGTGCGGATGGAATTGTACAAGTTAATAAGCACATTTGCATTGGTTGCCGTTATTGCATGATGGCTTGTCCTTACAAGGCGCGTAGCTTTGTGCACGAGCCGTTACAGGATCAAAAACCGCATTCTCCACGCGGCATGGGCAC
The DNA window shown above is from Candidatus Thiothrix sulfatifontis and carries:
- a CDS encoding 4Fe-4S dicluster domain-containing protein; its protein translation is MNQNRVYEYRRNFIMSLGGVAAVGVIGSGFVLQTASAAGEIAAKPADQPVTNAKRWGMLIDVTKLTDGGAAMVAACKQEHGWGDEMHSADAQKAHWSRVVKVTDKLTQNSFSLPVMCQHCEKPPCVDVCPTGASMKRADGIVQVNKHICIGCRYCMMACPYKARSFVHEPLQDQKPHSPRGMGTVESCNMCVHRIDEGRLPACVEAAPDAVIFGDLNDPNSAVSQAMKTVGGKQIRADLGLNTGVRYHGI